The following proteins come from a genomic window of Nicotiana tomentosiformis chromosome 12, ASM39032v3, whole genome shotgun sequence:
- the LOC138903443 gene encoding uncharacterized protein, which yields MALPIDNEAGLQDENNNFTPSTERPLVNAVGARIGVPIDINSHVAIEANIHSEPENSIHGGTRSAAGNTHNIEENALRMIFEMLQPQQVAIAQLQSQTQLPSRPEPSSPREIAHGTEPAIVRSNEQESGTTSEIAKILEELTKRVEANDKKVETYNSMVDRIPGAPPMIKGLDSKKFVQKPFPSSATPKPIPKKFCMPKIPKYNGTIDPNEHVTSYTYAIKGNDLEDDEIEFVLLKKFRETLLKGAMIWYHNLPPNSIDSFGMLADSFVKAHTGAIKVATRKSDSFKVRQNDNEMLREFVSRFQMEQMDLPPVTDDWAVQAFAQGLNERSSTASRRLKHNLIEYPAITWADVHNRYQSKIRVEDDQLGAEPAARRDVNRE from the coding sequence atggccttacctatcgacaacgaagctggtcttcaagatgagaacaacaacttcaCACCTAGTACCGAAAGACCTCTtgtcaacgccgttggagctcggatcggagtgccgatagatatcaattcgcatgtggccattgaggcaaacatacattctgaacctgaaaatagcattcatggtggcactcggtctgcagctggAAACACTCATAATATTGAGGAAAACGCgctgcgtatgatttttgaaatgttacaaccccaacaggtagcgatagctcagttgcagagccaaacccagctaccaagTAGGCCGGAGCCCAGTTCACCCCGAGAAATTGCCCAcggaacggagccagccatagtgaggtcaaatgagcaagaatcggggactacttcCGAAATCGctaaaatactcgaggagctcacaaagcgagtcgaagccaacgataaaaaagtagaaacatataattccatgGTCGACcggatcccgggggctccaccaatgataaaagggttggattccaagaaattcgtgcaaaagcctttccccTCGAGCGcgaccccaaaaccaatccccaaaaaattctgtatgcccaaaattcccaaatataacggaacgatcgatcccaacgaacacgtcacctcttacacttacgccatcaagggtaatgatttggaggacgatgaaatTGAATTTGTGTTGCTGAAAAAGTTTAGAGAGACCCTCTTGaaaggagcaatgatttggtatcacaacctaccaccgaatTCGATCGATTCATTTGgcatgttagcagattcattcgtaaaggcacacaccggggccataaaggtcgcaacgaggaaatcagattCATTCAAGGTTAGACAAAatgataacgagatgctcagagagttcgtatctcgttttcaaatggaacaaatggacCTGCCACCAGTtacagatgattgggctgttcaagctttcgctcaaggtttgaacgaacgaagttcgacggcatCACGGCGactaaagcataacctgatcgagtacccagctatcacgtgggccgacgtgcacaatcggtaccaatcaaaaattagagtcgaagacgatcagttgggggctgaacccgctgctcgaagggatGTCAATCGAGAATAA